The following proteins are encoded in a genomic region of Papaver somniferum cultivar HN1 unplaced genomic scaffold, ASM357369v1 unplaced-scaffold_10, whole genome shotgun sequence:
- the LOC113325949 gene encoding uncharacterized protein LOC113325949, whose product MIGMAIVERNEKMVSLICDLGDVYGDKFDLVSITDDEKNTILHYAAKLAPSAQLNLISGVALQMQREVQWFKAVESIMMETDWLKRNKKGDTAQHLFTIEHKDLLKEAENWMKDTSGSCMVVAALIATVAFAAAFTVPGGNISDSNSSMNGSPVFLGNNAFTGFVVADALALFASVTSALMFLSIYTSRYAEMDFLKVLPQKLIIGFATLFISMAAILVAFGASLYIVVGGRYPWAPIPIALFTSCPILLFACLQLPLFYEMVHSTYRGSILRNHIYIAYTVEKNKKKK is encoded by the exons ATGATAGGAATGGCTATTGTAGAACGGAATGAGAAGATGGTAAGTCTCATATGTGATCTCGGTGACGTTTATGGAGATAAGTTCGATCTGGTTTCTATAACGGATGATGAAAAAAATACCATCTTGCATTATGCTGCCAAGTTAGCACCTTCTGCTCAACTCAATTTGATATCTGGTGTAGCCCTTCAGATGCAGCGAGAAGTGCAGTGGTTTAAG GCGGTGGAGAGTATTATGATGGAAACAGATTGGCTTAAGAGAAACAAAAAAGGGGATACAGCTCAACATTTGTTTACAATCGAACACAAAGATTTGCTGAAAGAAGCAGAGAATTGGATGAAGGATACATCTGGTTCCTGCATGGTAGTTGCTGCTCTCATAGCCACGGTAGCATTTGCAGCTGCTTTTACTGTCCCAGGAGGTAATATTAGTGACAGTAACAGCTCCATGAACGGAAGCCCAGTTTTTTTGGGAAATAACGCATTTACGGGGTTTGTGGTTGCCGACGCTTTAGCTCTATTTGCTTCTGTCACATCAGCTTTGATGTTTTTATCTATATATACTTCGCGCTATGCAGAAATGGATTTTCTCAAGGTTCTACCACAGAAACTAATCATTGGTTTTGCAACATTGTTCATATCAATGGCCGCGATATTGGTAGCTTTTGGTGCATCATTGTATATTGTGGTTGGGGGCCGATATCCATGGGCGCCGATTCCGATAGCATTGTTTACTTCCTGTCCTATCCTCTTGTTTGCATGCTTGCAATTGCCATTGTTTTACGAAATGGTTCATTCTACGTATCGAGGCAGTATCCTTCGGAACCACATATATATTGCATATACAGTtgaaaagaataagaagaaaaaataa